The segment GCGGCGTGATCGCGGCTTCGATCAACGCCGGATCGAGATTGAACGATTGCTCCTCGGGTTCGACCAGCACCGGCTGCAGTCTGTTCTCCGTAATGGCCAGGATCGATGCGATATAGGTATTGGCCGGCACGATCACTTCGTCGCCCTCGTGCAAGCGGCCGAGCTCCTTCCAGGCGCGCAACGAAAGCGTCAATGCGTCCAGCCCGTTGCCCACACCGATACAGAAACGCGTGCCGCAATAATCGGCAAACGCCCCCTCGAAGCGCGTCACCTCATCACCAAGGACATACCAGCCGGAATCGAGCACGCGTGTGAATGCCGCAATCAACTCGTCGCGATGGCGTGCATTGAGTGCCTGCAGGTCCAGAAACCTGATCATGCGGGTCTGTCCTCGGCATAGCCGACAATGCGGGCGGGGTTGCCGACGACGATGGCAAACGGCGGAACATTTCTGGTGACCACGGCACCGGCACCGACCATCGCGTGGCGCCCGATGCTGATCCCGGGCAGGATCGTCGCATTGCCACCGATCGAAGCACCCTCGTCGACGATCGTCAACGGGAACCGATCGGGATAGTGCTGCGAACGCGGGAACCTGTCGTTGGTGAACGTTGCGCCAGGGCCTATGAAGACGTGATCCGCCAGGCGCACACCGTCCCACAGGTAGACACCGGACTTGACCGTGACGTGGTCGCCGATCACCACATCGTTTTCGATGAAGCAATTCGCGCAGATATTGCAGTGCTTGCCGATCACGGCCCCCCCCAGCACTACGACGAATTGCCAGATACGCGTTCCCTCGCCGATCCGCGTGCTTTGAATGTCACTGGAAGGGTGCATCATGGTGCCTGTACCCACTGCAGGAACTCATCGTATCGACGAATGTAGTCGTCTTCGTGGTAGACCTCGCTCGCGAGGACCAGAAGGATGCAATCCCGGCTGAAGTTGTGCATCTCGCGCCAGGTGCCCGGCTTGATGTACAAGCCCTTTTCGTAAGCCTTCAGCGGTATCACCTCACGCCTGTCACCGTTATCCAGGTGGAATTCACACTCACCCTGCAGGCAATACGCCATCTGATGCAGCGTCTTGTGCGCGTGGAACCCTCGCGCCTGCTTGCTGAAGGACGTCAGGATATAGAAACGTCTCACTTCGAACGGCAGACCATTGCCCAGCTCACCGACATACAGATCCCCGCGCGGATCCGTGATTTTCTTCAGGTCGAACAACTCGTACCACATCGCAGATTCACCTTCCACGAATCTTCCCGAAATACAGGCGCCACAAGCCGCGCAACGTCCTGCCATTGCAGTCGGACCAGCGCATGTCATGCCAGATCCTGCGAGCGAGCAGCTTGTCGGCACCGGCAGCCCGCAGCAGCATGCCGTTCATGTACCTGCGGCGCACGCGAGCATAATGCGGATGCTCGCGATAATCGTCGTAGATCTTGCCAATGTTTTCATACAGGAAGGCGGTGTTGCGCATCGTGTTGTTGCTGTGAACGCGATAGCGAGCCACCACATCGGGTGTGTCGGCAAGCCGCCACCCCGCGTGCGCGATCCTGAGTTGCATGTACAGGTCTTCAACCGCGATATCGTCACGAAAGCCACCCACCTCATCGATGGCCTTGCGCCGATACAGCATCCCGGTTGCTGCCAGACGCCCGCTCCTGCCCAGAAAGATGTCATCGAAGGTCAGGAAGCGGGTCCTGGCGGGGCGTTCGTCCTGCTTGCGGTATTCATTGCCGTGCTCATCGATTCGCATCACCTGCCCGGAGACGATCCCTACATCCGGATGCGACTGCAGGAACTGCACCTGCTTCTGCAGTCGATCGGGATACATCACATCATCCGAGGCGAACGGCGCAACGAACTCACCACGCGCCATCGCCAAGGCATCGTTCAACGTACGCGACAAGCCCTGATTTGTCTGTGCACGGAAATAAAAGCCGTATCGCGCCGCCAATGGCGCGATGATGTCGGAGCTGCCGTCACGCGAACCATCGTCGAACACCAGCATCTCCATTGCGGGATACTGCTGCTCGCGCACGCTGGCCAGACACGCCTCGACGTAGGGTGCGTGGTTGTAGCAGGGGATGACTACGGATACGAGACCTGCCTCGATTTGCACGGCTGCCATGGCTACTGCGTGGCATCCTTGTAGATCTTGCCGTCCTTCATGATGACGACGAAGTTCTTTGCCGGATCGGCAATCAACCCGATGTCTTCGAGCGGATTGCCATCGACCAGCAACAGATCCGCGAGCGCGCCCTCGGCGACCACGCCAAGCTTGCCAGGGTACGGGCTGCGCGGACCCGACAACTGCAGCAGCTCTGCGTTGCTGCTGGTGGCGATCCGCAGCGCTTCGGCCGGCGTGAACCAGCGCGTCATCGTCGCCAGGATCGCGCCCGGCCGGTCTGTCAGCCGCGGATCGAGCAGGATGTCGGTACCCCAGGCCAGCTTGACCCTGTATTTCCTGGCCAGGTTGAACGCGTTGTCGGTGCCCGTGAACATCTGCAACTGTTTGGCACGCTGCGGTGAACCTTCAGGAAACGGGTTTGCAAACTCGTTGTCGAGAAACGCCTGCAGATTCAGCCATACGCCCTTTTCAGCGATGAGCCGCGCCGTCGGTTCGTCCATCAACTGACCATGCTCGATCGACTTGACACCGGCAGCGATGGCGGTGCGAATCGCACGTGGTGTGTAGGCATGCACGGTGACGTAGGTACCCCAGTTCTCCGCTGCTTCGACGGCAGCACGGATTTCCGCTTCGCTGAACTGGCTGACATCCAGCGGATCGTAGAGCGAGGCCACGCCACCGCCTGCTGCGAGCTTGATCTGACTGGCGCCGAGCATCAGTTGCTCGCGGGTCTTCTTGCGCACTTCATCAGGGCTGTCCGCGATCGCGCCCATGTTGAGCACCTCGCTGCGGCTCAGCGGAGCACCAGTGACTGCGGGCACCTCGTAGGGCATACGGAAATCACCGTGCCCACCGGTCTGCGAGATCATGGCACCGGATGGCCAGATTCGCGGGCCATCGACCAGGCCCTGATCGATCGCACGCTTGATACTGAAGGATGGCCCGGCCATGTCACGGATGCTGGTGAAACCGCGCAACAGCAACTCGCGCGCGGTGCGCGCGACGAGCAGATTGAGATAGCCGACGTCGGCACTCATCAGCACCGGCATCGTCATACCCGCCATCATCAGATGGTAGTGCGCGTCGATCAGCCCGGGCATCAGCGTGCGGCCATTACCCGCAATGCGCAACGCACCGGCTGCATCGCTCGCCGCAAACGGCTGCCTCGAAATGCTCTCGATCCTGTTGCCGCGCACAAGCACGTTCGACGGTTCCGACAACGCACTGCTCGTGCCGTCAAAGATCCGAACGTTCTCGAACACAACGGCAGCAGGTGGTGCCGCCTGCGCCCACGCCATGCCGACCGAAAGACAGACGGCAGCGCAAAGCATCTTCAGCAATCTTTCAGCTCCCACTCTCATGAATCCTGCTCCTGTGTTTTATGCACCAAATTCACTCATTATCCGTACGGCGCACCATGACCACCCTCTGTCAAATGCAAAAGTGGAAAGGGCTGCCCCTGCCCGTCGATTGGTGAGCGCCCCGATACCACAAAACCATTGGCCAAATAAAATGCCACAGCGCGGGGATTCTGCTCGTTCACGTCCACGTACAGCGAACCCTTCAGCTTTCGCGCGTGTTCGAGCATGAGTCTTCCCCCGCCTTGCCGAATGCTGGTTGGCACGATGAACAATGCCTCAAGCCTGTTGTTGTCCAACCCCATGAAACCAATGGGGGCCAACGACTCGTCGCACAACACCCATACTTCAAGGCTCGCTAGTGCCTGGTCGCGGACTACTGGTATAAGAGACTGAATGTCTTGCTCAGACAGGAAATCATGTGACGCGCGGACAGCTTGCTCCCATATGTCGAGAAGGGTCTGATGATCTTCCGCCCTGGCTTTGCGAACTTTCATGTGTGCAACGATCTCCGGTGTGCTGCCTAACGCCAAACCCGTCTTGACGCACTGTACGCGAAACATCTTAGAACACTGAAACTCCAAGGCAAGGCACCAAAGACGATCGATGATTACGTGCGGGCACTGCGCTGGGTAGCCGCACATCCCGATCGCTGCCCGGATCGACTGGACGCGGAAAACTTCAAGTGTGCAACCTGGGATGGGTCGC is part of the Pseudomonadales bacterium genome and harbors:
- a CDS encoding N-acetyltransferase encodes the protein MMHPSSDIQSTRIGEGTRIWQFVVVLGGAVIGKHCNICANCFIENDVVIGDHVTVKSGVYLWDGVRLADHVFIGPGATFTNDRFPRSQHYPDRFPLTIVDEGASIGGNATILPGISIGRHAMVGAGAVVTRNVPPFAIVVGNPARIVGYAEDRPA
- a CDS encoding FdtA/QdtA family cupin domain-containing protein, whose translation is MWYELFDLKKITDPRGDLYVGELGNGLPFEVRRFYILTSFSKQARGFHAHKTLHQMAYCLQGECEFHLDNGDRREVIPLKAYEKGLYIKPGTWREMHNFSRDCILLVLASEVYHEDDYIRRYDEFLQWVQAP
- a CDS encoding glycosyltransferase is translated as MAAVQIEAGLVSVVIPCYNHAPYVEACLASVREQQYPAMEMLVFDDGSRDGSSDIIAPLAARYGFYFRAQTNQGLSRTLNDALAMARGEFVAPFASDDVMYPDRLQKQVQFLQSHPDVGIVSGQVMRIDEHGNEYRKQDERPARTRFLTFDDIFLGRSGRLAATGMLYRRKAIDEVGGFRDDIAVEDLYMQLRIAHAGWRLADTPDVVARYRVHSNNTMRNTAFLYENIGKIYDDYREHPHYARVRRRYMNGMLLRAAGADKLLARRIWHDMRWSDCNGRTLRGLWRLYFGKIRGR
- a CDS encoding amidohydrolase family protein, with amino-acid sequence MRVGAERLLKMLCAAVCLSVGMAWAQAAPPAAVVFENVRIFDGTSSALSEPSNVLVRGNRIESISRQPFAASDAAGALRIAGNGRTLMPGLIDAHYHLMMAGMTMPVLMSADVGYLNLLVARTARELLLRGFTSIRDMAGPSFSIKRAIDQGLVDGPRIWPSGAMISQTGGHGDFRMPYEVPAVTGAPLSRSEVLNMGAIADSPDEVRKKTREQLMLGASQIKLAAGGGVASLYDPLDVSQFSEAEIRAAVEAAENWGTYVTVHAYTPRAIRTAIAAGVKSIEHGQLMDEPTARLIAEKGVWLNLQAFLDNEFANPFPEGSPQRAKQLQMFTGTDNAFNLARKYRVKLAWGTDILLDPRLTDRPGAILATMTRWFTPAEALRIATSSNAELLQLSGPRSPYPGKLGVVAEGALADLLLVDGNPLEDIGLIADPAKNFVVIMKDGKIYKDATQ
- a CDS encoding acetyltransferase yields the protein MKVRKARAEDHQTLLDIWEQAVRASHDFLSEQDIQSLIPVVRDQALASLEVWVLCDESLAPIGFMGLDNNRLEALFIVPTSIRQGGGRLMLEHARKLKGSLYVDVNEQNPRAVAFYLANGFVVSGRSPIDGQGQPFPLLHLTEGGHGAPYG